A stretch of the Paludisphaera rhizosphaerae genome encodes the following:
- the mqnE gene encoding aminofutalosine synthase MqnE, whose product MAVDANLRTIRDKVEAGERLSFEDGLTLEASRDVLEIGSLANLVRERKNGNLAFYNVNTHINPTNVCVYTCDFCAFRADLDEPKAYVMYRDQITERARQASERGATEIHIVGGLHHKLKLDYYMDVIRWIKEVDSEIHVKAYTAVEIEFFAKITRVSTEEVLKRLVDAGLNSLPGGGAEIFHPEVREKVCGAKATTEQWLDVHRTAHRLGLHSNATMLYGHIDKPVHRIDHLVRLRELQDETGGFQTFIPLAFHPDNSEMSEIPRPSGMMDLKTMAISRLMLDNFPHIKAYWIMLGIKTAQVALSFGADDLDGTVVHEKIYHEAGADTPQEMTTAEIRRIIQEAGRDPIERDTLYREIRRENNRWTAGAKIKTPALAVLNN is encoded by the coding sequence ATGGCCGTCGACGCTAATCTCAGGACGATTCGCGACAAGGTGGAGGCCGGCGAGCGGCTGAGCTTCGAGGACGGGCTGACGCTGGAAGCTTCGCGCGACGTGCTGGAGATCGGCTCGCTGGCGAACCTCGTCCGCGAGCGGAAGAATGGGAATCTGGCGTTCTACAACGTCAATACCCACATCAATCCAACCAACGTCTGCGTCTACACCTGCGACTTCTGCGCCTTCCGGGCTGATCTCGACGAGCCCAAGGCGTACGTCATGTACCGCGACCAGATCACGGAACGCGCACGTCAGGCCAGCGAGCGCGGGGCGACCGAGATCCACATCGTCGGCGGGCTGCACCACAAGCTGAAGCTCGACTACTACATGGACGTCATTCGCTGGATCAAGGAGGTCGACTCCGAGATCCACGTGAAGGCGTACACGGCCGTCGAGATCGAGTTCTTCGCCAAGATCACCCGCGTCTCGACTGAGGAGGTCCTCAAGCGGCTGGTCGACGCCGGCCTGAACAGCCTCCCCGGCGGCGGGGCCGAGATCTTCCACCCCGAAGTTCGCGAGAAGGTCTGCGGGGCCAAGGCGACGACCGAGCAGTGGCTGGACGTGCATCGCACGGCTCACCGCCTGGGCCTGCACTCGAACGCGACGATGCTTTACGGCCATATCGACAAGCCCGTTCACCGGATCGACCACCTGGTTCGGCTCCGTGAGCTTCAGGACGAGACCGGCGGGTTCCAGACATTCATCCCGCTGGCCTTCCACCCGGACAACTCGGAGATGTCCGAGATCCCCCGACCCTCCGGGATGATGGACCTCAAGACGATGGCCATCAGCCGCCTGATGCTCGACAACTTCCCGCACATCAAGGCCTACTGGATCATGTTGGGGATCAAGACGGCGCAGGTCGCGCTGTCGTTCGGGGCCGATGACCTCGATGGGACCGTCGTCCATGAGAAGATCTACCACGAGGCCGGTGCCGACACGCCACAGGAGATGACGACGGCCGAGATCCGCCGCATCATCCAGGAAGCCGGCCGAGACCCCATCGAACGCGACACGCTCTATCGCGAGATTCGGCGTGAGAACAACCGCTGGACGGCCGGTGCGAAGATCAAGACGCCCGCCCTCGCCGTTCTGAACAACTAG
- a CDS encoding UbiA-like polyprenyltransferase gives MSIGLRRVRDYFELVRFSHTLFALPFAIMGAVLAAWGPNGLEGSPRAWLGILLCMATARSAAMAFNRLVDRDVDAKNPRTAGRHIPRGALTPSAVALFTLVCSAAFVASTLLFLPNPWPLRLSVPVLLWLLAYSYTKQFTSLAHFWLGVSLSLAPIAAWIALRADIAWPPVWLGLAVFWWVSGFDVIYSCQDADYDRSVGLRSVPARLGVAGALRLAALCHALMVVALVGLGVSYPLGAIYYIGVVAAALLLIYEHSLVRPDDLDRVNVAFFHVNVIISVGLLAVTMLDLFV, from the coding sequence ATGTCGATTGGGTTGCGTCGCGTCCGCGACTACTTCGAGCTTGTCCGATTCAGCCATACGCTCTTCGCGCTGCCGTTCGCGATCATGGGAGCCGTGCTGGCGGCCTGGGGACCGAACGGGCTTGAGGGAAGCCCTCGGGCCTGGCTAGGAATCCTGCTCTGCATGGCGACAGCCCGGTCGGCGGCGATGGCGTTCAACCGGCTGGTCGATCGAGACGTCGATGCGAAGAACCCCCGCACGGCTGGTCGGCACATCCCGCGCGGGGCGCTCACGCCCAGCGCCGTGGCGTTGTTCACGCTGGTTTGCTCGGCGGCGTTCGTGGCCTCGACGCTGTTGTTTCTGCCGAACCCCTGGCCGTTGCGGCTGTCGGTTCCCGTGCTGCTCTGGCTGCTGGCGTATTCATACACGAAGCAGTTCACGAGCCTGGCTCACTTCTGGCTCGGCGTTTCATTGAGCCTCGCGCCAATCGCGGCCTGGATCGCCCTTCGAGCGGATATCGCCTGGCCTCCGGTCTGGTTGGGACTGGCCGTCTTCTGGTGGGTCTCTGGCTTCGATGTGATCTACTCGTGCCAGGACGCCGACTACGATCGCTCCGTCGGCCTTCGAAGCGTCCCGGCCAGGCTCGGCGTTGCGGGCGCTCTGCGGTTGGCGGCTCTCTGCCACGCTCTGATGGTGGTCGCCCTGGTAGGACTGGGAGTCTCGTACCCGCTGGGAGCGATCTACTACATCGGCGTCGTCGCCGCGGCCTTGCTGCTCATCTACGAGCATTCGCTGGTCCGTCCCGACGACCTGGATCGCGTTAATGTCGCCTTCTTTCACGTGAACGTCATCATCAGCGTGGGGCTGCTCGCGGTCACCATGCTCGACCTGTTCGTTTGA
- a CDS encoding SDR family NAD(P)-dependent oxidoreductase produces the protein MDGSSPGDTSQRVVLVTGASAGLGAAIVREIARRGRASSFVLVARRKDRLDELADEVRQTERAPEVLTIAVDLADPDGCRRVADEALARFGGIDVLMNNAGLGLPTLFADAPVQDLDRQIAVNFRAPIILTRFLAGSLRERRGMVVNIGSAITCVANSALGVYGATKAGLAYWNDAIRRELSNEGLTVCLVEPGPIRTEFTEAFQKLATDGARAHPVVETPSEWMTADVQEVARRVVDLLDRPKRRLSVLRRMVWPFRAVGALVWAFPALGDWFVTRVFQVDQASGRGRKAE, from the coding sequence ATGGACGGCTCATCCCCTGGAGACACATCGCAGCGAGTCGTCCTTGTGACCGGCGCATCAGCCGGGCTCGGGGCGGCGATCGTTCGCGAGATCGCCCGCCGCGGCAGGGCGTCGTCCTTCGTGCTTGTGGCTCGCCGCAAGGATCGACTCGACGAACTGGCCGACGAAGTGAGGCAGACGGAGAGGGCTCCTGAGGTTCTGACGATCGCCGTTGATCTGGCTGATCCGGACGGCTGCCGACGAGTCGCCGACGAGGCGCTGGCTCGCTTCGGCGGGATCGACGTCCTTATGAACAACGCAGGACTCGGCCTGCCGACGCTCTTCGCTGACGCACCCGTGCAGGACCTGGATCGGCAGATCGCCGTCAACTTTCGGGCTCCGATCATCCTGACGCGATTCCTGGCCGGCTCGCTCCGAGAGCGGCGGGGAATGGTCGTCAACATCGGTTCGGCGATCACCTGTGTGGCCAACTCCGCTCTCGGTGTTTACGGAGCGACCAAGGCTGGACTCGCTTACTGGAACGACGCGATTCGCAGGGAACTGTCCAACGAGGGGCTGACCGTCTGCCTCGTCGAGCCGGGGCCGATCCGGACCGAGTTTACCGAGGCCTTTCAGAAGCTCGCTACGGACGGGGCTCGTGCTCATCCGGTCGTCGAGACGCCCTCGGAGTGGATGACGGCGGACGTGCAGGAGGTGGCCCGGCGGGTCGTGGATCTGCTCGATCGGCCGAAGCGGCGTCTATCGGTCCTCCGCCGCATGGTCTGGCCGTTTCGAGCCGTGGGAGCACTGGTTTGGGCGTTCCCGGCGCTGGGGGACTGGTTCGTCACGCGGGTATTTCAGGTCGATCAGGCTTCGGGACGCGGTCGAAAGGCAGAGTGA